The following are encoded in a window of Gramella sp. MT6 genomic DNA:
- a CDS encoding outer membrane beta-barrel protein, which yields MKKLMLLAFIFAGLNLSAQNASFGIKGGLNYGATGEYESVGDASGDFMASFEDGESKTGFHAGLFAQFELLGIFIQPELLYTQLNTEYSTFDYKLSKIDAPVLVGLNILGPLNIKAGPSFQYILDNKAEGGSIQIEDVENDITVGYQLGAGIDLGRLGFDLRYEGAFSDNTAFGLNETAAEEFTLDSRPSQWILSVSYAL from the coding sequence ATGAAAAAGTTAATGTTGCTGGCCTTTATTTTTGCAGGGTTAAACCTATCTGCCCAAAATGCCAGTTTTGGAATTAAAGGAGGTTTGAATTATGGAGCCACAGGAGAATATGAATCCGTTGGCGATGCCTCAGGAGATTTCATGGCCTCGTTCGAGGATGGTGAGTCTAAGACCGGTTTCCATGCAGGTCTTTTTGCGCAATTTGAACTACTGGGTATTTTTATTCAGCCTGAATTATTATACACGCAATTAAATACTGAATATTCTACCTTCGATTATAAACTAAGTAAGATCGATGCTCCGGTATTGGTAGGGTTAAATATCCTTGGACCTCTTAATATTAAAGCCGGGCCTTCTTTCCAATATATACTGGATAATAAAGCCGAAGGTGGCAGTATTCAAATTGAGGATGTTGAGAATGATATTACCGTTGGCTATCAGCTTGGAGCAGGAATTGATCTGGGAAGACTTGGTTTCGACCTGAGATATGAAGGTGCCTTTTCTGACAATACAGCCTTCGGATTAAATGAGACTGCAGCTGAAGAATTTACTCTGGATTCAAGACCTTCACAGTGGATACTTAGTGTTTCTTACGCACTTTAG
- a CDS encoding transketolase family protein yields the protein MKEYKNTGSKDTRSGFGDGLTELGRTNPNVVALCADLIGSLKMQDFIDENPERFFQVGIAEANMMGMAAGLTIGGKIPFAGTFANFATGRVYDQIRQSIAYSGKNVKICASHSGVTLGEDGATHQILEDIGLMKMLPGMTVINTCDFNQTKAATIAIAEHDGPVYLRFGRPKVANFTPEDQKFEIGKAIKLYEGTDVTIIATGHLVWEAIQAAVELNEKGISAEVINIHTIKPLDEEAIITSAKKTGCVVTAEEHNFLGGLGESVARTLAENHPTPQEFVATKDTFGESGTPEQLMDKYGLNAEAIIKATKKVLKRK from the coding sequence ATGAAAGAATATAAAAATACAGGAAGTAAAGACACAAGATCAGGATTTGGAGATGGTCTTACCGAGTTAGGAAGAACCAACCCTAATGTTGTTGCTTTATGTGCAGACCTTATAGGTTCTTTAAAAATGCAGGATTTTATCGATGAAAATCCTGAAAGATTTTTCCAGGTGGGAATCGCAGAAGCTAATATGATGGGAATGGCTGCAGGCCTAACCATTGGTGGAAAAATTCCATTTGCTGGGACTTTCGCTAATTTCGCAACAGGAAGGGTTTATGATCAAATTCGCCAAAGTATTGCTTATTCAGGGAAAAATGTAAAAATATGTGCTTCACACTCTGGGGTTACTCTTGGGGAAGATGGAGCCACTCACCAGATTCTCGAAGATATCGGACTTATGAAAATGCTTCCGGGAATGACCGTAATTAATACTTGTGATTTTAATCAGACCAAAGCTGCTACTATTGCTATCGCTGAGCATGACGGACCTGTTTACTTAAGATTTGGAAGACCAAAAGTAGCTAATTTCACTCCTGAAGATCAGAAGTTCGAAATTGGAAAGGCTATTAAATTATATGAAGGAACAGATGTTACTATCATCGCGACTGGACATCTTGTATGGGAAGCAATTCAGGCTGCGGTTGAACTTAATGAAAAAGGGATCAGCGCTGAAGTGATCAATATTCATACAATTAAACCTTTAGATGAGGAAGCGATAATCACCTCAGCAAAAAAGACTGGATGTGTAGTTACTGCTGAAGAGCATAACTTCCTTGGTGGTTTAGGAGAAAGCGTTGCCAGAACACTGGCAGAGAATCATCCTACTCCTCAGGAATTTGTAGCTACAAAAGATACTTTTGGTGAGAGTGGAACTCCAGAACAATTAATGGATAAGTACGGTTTAAATGCAGAGGCGATAATTAAAGCTACTAAAAAAGTTTTAAAACGTAAATAA